In the genome of Phycisphaerales bacterium, one region contains:
- a CDS encoding PH domain-containing protein: MKLPRIKNGLPFEAPDHFQNAVADLAPAAEVRAAKVAKLNMLGGDELIQLSLKPAIWFIPLMSLRVVAVALGIGIVWAAGMSAGMTAGAAWPFHLLLLLVAGRLGLATLQWASRLYVLTNRRVLRFKGVFNVCADECWLMRISAVTVSAEWYEKLVGIGTVRVHPCEDERHPLAWRGVAHPEEIRDLLTAAIRKAQRGGNA; this comes from the coding sequence ATGAAGCTACCGCGGATCAAGAATGGGCTGCCCTTCGAGGCGCCGGACCACTTCCAGAATGCCGTTGCGGACCTTGCCCCGGCGGCCGAAGTGCGGGCCGCCAAGGTTGCCAAGCTCAACATGCTCGGCGGGGACGAGCTGATCCAACTCTCGCTCAAACCAGCTATCTGGTTCATCCCCCTCATGTCCCTGCGGGTTGTCGCCGTGGCACTGGGCATCGGGATCGTGTGGGCAGCCGGGATGTCCGCCGGGATGACGGCCGGAGCCGCCTGGCCGTTCCACCTCTTGCTGCTGCTGGTGGCCGGCCGCCTGGGCTTGGCCACGCTCCAGTGGGCCAGCCGGCTTTACGTGCTCACCAACCGGCGTGTGCTGCGGTTCAAAGGCGTCTTCAACGTGTGTGCGGACGAGTGCTGGCTCATGCGGATCAGCGCCGTCACGGTGAGCGCCGAGTGGTACGAGAAGCTCGTCGGCATTGGCACGGTGCGGGTGCATCCGTGTGAGGACGAGCGGCACCCACTCGCTTGGCGCGGCGTTGCGCATCCGGAGGAAATTCGTGACCTGTTGACTGCCGCCATTCGAAAAGCCCAGCGCGGCGGCAACGCGTAG
- the glmS gene encoding glutamine--fructose-6-phosphate transaminase (isomerizing): MCGIVAYVGHREAPPILIEGLKRLEYRGYDSAGIAVLRDGQLVIRRSVGRISALEQRLDGDVAGARIGMAHTRWATHGAPTECNAHPHCDASGRLALVHNGIIENYRVLRAFLEQNDIHMESETDTEVLAKLVGWFYEGDLEEAVRQALRDVRGTFGIAVLHADHPDQIVVARRGSPLIIGVGQDEFVIASDASAIIQHTPQVLYLSDNEIAVVGPRGFRTTDLQAVEVTKELEEIDWTLEQLELGEHQHFMSKEIFEQPEALRTCMRGRVDLHEGRVVLGGLAAVARDLARADRIILTACGTAWHACLVGEYLIEELARIPCEVEYASEFRYRNPLILDRTVVLAISQSGETADTLAALREAKERGALALGIVNAVGSTIARETDAGVYLHVGPEIGVASTKAFVGQVAVLSMIAALLGRRRHLSPAACQEYLEGLVRIPEAVERALDTTSQTRQIAATFIDHNNWLYLGRGLQYPVAIEGALKLKEISYIHAEGLPAAEMKHGPIALISKGMPVVVIAVRDHLYDKVVSNIEEVRSRGGQVIAVATEGDDQIRQLAEHVLYVPDVPELLAPLVTAIPLQLLAYHAAVLRGCDVDKPRNLAKSVTVE; the protein is encoded by the coding sequence ATGTGCGGTATCGTGGCGTACGTCGGGCACCGTGAAGCCCCCCCGATCCTGATCGAGGGGCTGAAACGGCTGGAGTACCGTGGCTACGATTCCGCCGGAATCGCCGTGCTGCGTGACGGGCAATTGGTCATTCGGCGGAGCGTCGGGCGGATTTCGGCGCTGGAACAGCGGCTCGACGGCGATGTGGCTGGGGCCCGGATCGGAATGGCTCATACGCGTTGGGCAACGCACGGGGCACCGACGGAGTGCAACGCGCACCCGCACTGCGATGCGAGCGGGCGGCTGGCGTTGGTACACAACGGGATTATTGAGAACTACCGCGTTCTGCGGGCGTTTCTTGAGCAGAATGACATCCACATGGAGAGCGAGACCGATACGGAGGTGCTCGCGAAACTGGTGGGTTGGTTCTACGAGGGTGATCTCGAGGAAGCCGTTCGGCAAGCCCTGCGAGACGTGCGGGGCACCTTCGGCATCGCCGTACTGCATGCCGACCACCCCGACCAGATCGTGGTGGCGCGGCGCGGCAGCCCGCTGATTATCGGTGTGGGTCAGGACGAATTCGTGATTGCCTCCGACGCCTCCGCCATCATTCAGCACACTCCGCAAGTGCTCTACCTGTCCGACAATGAGATCGCCGTGGTGGGACCGCGGGGCTTTCGCACGACGGATCTGCAGGCCGTCGAGGTCACCAAGGAGCTCGAAGAAATTGACTGGACGCTGGAGCAGCTCGAACTCGGCGAGCACCAGCACTTCATGTCGAAGGAGATCTTCGAGCAGCCCGAAGCGCTGCGGACCTGCATGCGGGGGCGTGTCGATCTGCACGAGGGACGCGTTGTGCTCGGTGGGTTGGCCGCGGTGGCCCGGGACCTGGCGCGGGCCGACCGCATCATCCTGACGGCCTGCGGAACCGCCTGGCACGCCTGCCTTGTGGGTGAATACCTGATCGAAGAATTGGCGCGGATCCCATGTGAGGTGGAGTATGCAAGCGAGTTCCGTTATCGCAATCCGCTGATTCTCGACCGCACGGTGGTGCTGGCGATTTCTCAGAGTGGTGAGACGGCCGACACGCTCGCGGCCTTGCGTGAAGCGAAGGAGCGCGGTGCGCTGGCGCTGGGCATCGTGAATGCCGTGGGTTCGACCATCGCGCGGGAAACCGATGCGGGTGTGTATCTGCACGTCGGCCCCGAGATCGGTGTGGCCTCCACGAAAGCGTTCGTAGGGCAGGTCGCGGTGCTGTCGATGATCGCGGCACTACTGGGGCGGCGGCGGCACCTGAGCCCGGCCGCATGCCAGGAATACCTCGAGGGCCTTGTCCGCATCCCGGAGGCGGTCGAGCGGGCGCTCGACACGACCAGCCAGACGCGGCAGATTGCCGCGACCTTCATCGACCACAACAACTGGTTGTACCTCGGACGTGGGCTGCAGTACCCCGTGGCGATCGAAGGCGCACTGAAGCTGAAGGAAATCAGCTATATCCACGCCGAAGGTCTGCCCGCCGCCGAGATGAAGCATGGCCCGATTGCGCTGATCAGCAAGGGTATGCCGGTGGTTGTGATTGCCGTGCGCGATCACCTCTACGACAAAGTCGTGAGCAACATCGAAGAGGTGCGCAGCCGCGGCGGCCAGGTGATTGCCGTCGCAACCGAGGGTGATGACCAGATCCGGCAACTCGCCGAGCATGTGTTGTATGTGCCCGACGTACCGGAGTTGCTGGCGCCGCTGGTGACAGCCATCCCGTTGCAGTTACTGGCGTACCACGCGGCGGTGCTGCGCGGGTGTGATGTGGACAAGCCGCGTAATCTGGCCAAGTCAGTGACCGTCGAATAA
- the aceE gene encoding pyruvate dehydrogenase (acetyl-transferring), homodimeric type, whose translation MDDVTERPTQPRDIDPIETAEWLASIEAVHHQGGTRRTHFLLDQLHRWALKREVPIPFAANTPYINTIPKREQPPYPGDRKIERRIKSYARWNAMAMVVRGNRESDGIGGHISTFASSATLYEVGFNHFFRAKTEHTSGDHIFFQGHASPGIYARAFLEGRLSTTQLHNFRREFGQGGGLSSYPHPWLMPDFWEFPTVSMGLGPINSIYQARFNRYLEDRGLMRTSGSRVWAFLGDGEMDEPESLGAIHLAAREHLDNLTWVINCNLQRLDGPVRGNGNIIQELEANFRGAGWNVIKVIWGSDWDPLFAADTDGLLIQHMHDVVDGQWQRFTVESGSYSREHFFGRHPEMLRLVDRLTDEQIRTLRLGGHDPEKVYAAYAAAAAAQGRPNVILVRTIKGYGLGEAGEGKNITHQQKKLNEDELRAFRDRFEIPISDKELKDAPFCRFDEGSPEYEYLHERRKALGGYVPQRKVRAVSIEPPERSMFDEFLQGSGDRAVATTMALVRMLNRLMSDKRLGKLIVPIVPDEARTFGMEALFRSFGIYAHAGQLYEPVDAHLLMRYEERKNGQILEEGITECGSMASWIAAGSAYATHGLTMIPFFLFYSMFGFQRVGDSIWLAADQRCRGFLCGATAGRTTLNGEGLQHQDGHSLLHASTVPTCQSYDAAFAFELALIVQDGIRRMYEDGEDIFYYLTIYNETYPMPAQVPGCEEGVLKGFYKFRAAEKPGKLPRIHLFGSGPLMQEALRAQELLRERYKVAADVWSVTSYNQLYREAMACRRWNRLHPAAPQRVPYFSQKLAAEPWPIVTTSDYVSTLAERLAPFAPAGMSILSTDGFGRSETRRNLRNHFETTAEFVTLAALTELAQREQFDRAKLPQVVADLGIDPEKRDPATA comes from the coding sequence ATGGATGACGTAACCGAGCGTCCTACCCAACCCCGCGATATTGACCCGATCGAAACGGCCGAATGGCTGGCCTCGATCGAAGCGGTCCACCACCAAGGCGGGACGCGCCGCACGCATTTCCTGCTGGACCAGTTGCACCGCTGGGCCCTGAAGCGTGAAGTCCCGATTCCGTTCGCGGCGAATACGCCGTACATCAACACGATCCCCAAGCGTGAGCAACCGCCGTACCCCGGCGACCGCAAGATCGAGCGCCGCATCAAGAGCTACGCGCGCTGGAACGCGATGGCCATGGTGGTGCGCGGGAATCGCGAGTCGGATGGCATCGGCGGCCACATCTCGACGTTTGCATCTTCGGCGACGCTGTACGAAGTGGGCTTCAATCACTTCTTCAGGGCCAAGACGGAGCACACGTCGGGCGATCACATCTTCTTTCAGGGGCACGCCTCGCCGGGGATCTATGCGCGGGCGTTCCTGGAGGGACGGCTCAGTACGACGCAACTCCATAACTTTCGGCGCGAGTTCGGCCAGGGTGGCGGGCTTTCGTCCTATCCGCACCCGTGGCTGATGCCTGATTTCTGGGAGTTCCCGACGGTTTCGATGGGGCTTGGGCCGATCAACTCGATCTACCAGGCGCGCTTCAATCGCTACCTCGAAGACCGCGGCCTCATGCGCACAAGTGGTTCGCGCGTCTGGGCTTTCCTCGGCGACGGGGAAATGGACGAGCCCGAGAGTCTCGGGGCGATTCACCTTGCCGCACGCGAGCACCTCGACAACCTGACGTGGGTGATCAACTGCAACCTCCAGCGGCTCGATGGGCCGGTGCGGGGGAATGGCAACATCATCCAGGAGCTCGAGGCGAATTTCCGCGGGGCGGGCTGGAATGTCATCAAGGTCATCTGGGGCAGCGATTGGGATCCGCTTTTTGCCGCGGATACCGACGGGTTACTGATCCAGCACATGCACGACGTGGTGGACGGCCAATGGCAGCGCTTCACGGTCGAATCCGGATCCTATTCCCGTGAGCACTTCTTTGGCCGCCATCCCGAAATGCTGCGGCTGGTCGACCGTCTGACCGACGAGCAGATTCGCACTTTGCGTCTGGGCGGGCATGACCCGGAAAAGGTCTACGCGGCGTATGCGGCGGCGGCGGCTGCGCAGGGTCGGCCGAACGTGATCCTCGTCCGTACGATCAAGGGCTACGGACTGGGCGAAGCGGGCGAGGGTAAGAACATTACCCATCAGCAGAAGAAGCTCAACGAGGATGAGCTGCGGGCGTTCCGCGACCGTTTCGAGATACCGATCAGCGACAAGGAGCTGAAAGACGCCCCGTTCTGCCGCTTCGACGAGGGCAGCCCCGAGTACGAGTACCTGCACGAGCGGCGCAAGGCCCTGGGCGGCTACGTCCCGCAGCGCAAGGTGCGGGCGGTGTCGATCGAGCCTCCCGAGCGCAGCATGTTCGACGAGTTTCTACAGGGCAGCGGCGATCGGGCGGTGGCCACGACCATGGCGCTTGTGCGCATGCTGAACCGGCTGATGTCGGACAAGCGCCTCGGCAAGCTGATCGTTCCGATCGTTCCCGACGAAGCCCGCACCTTCGGCATGGAAGCATTGTTCCGCAGCTTCGGCATCTACGCCCACGCCGGGCAGCTCTACGAACCGGTCGATGCGCACCTGTTGATGCGGTATGAGGAGCGTAAGAACGGGCAAATTCTGGAGGAAGGCATCACGGAGTGCGGGTCGATGGCGTCGTGGATCGCGGCCGGCAGTGCCTATGCCACGCACGGCCTGACCATGATCCCCTTCTTCCTGTTCTATTCGATGTTCGGCTTCCAGCGGGTCGGCGACAGCATCTGGCTCGCGGCAGACCAGCGCTGCCGCGGCTTTCTGTGCGGTGCCACCGCCGGCCGCACGACGTTGAATGGTGAAGGGCTTCAGCACCAGGACGGCCATAGTCTGCTGCATGCAAGCACCGTGCCGACATGCCAGTCGTACGATGCGGCGTTCGCGTTTGAGTTGGCGTTGATCGTCCAGGACGGCATTCGGCGGATGTACGAGGACGGGGAGGACATTTTCTACTACCTGACGATCTACAACGAGACCTACCCGATGCCCGCGCAGGTGCCGGGTTGCGAAGAAGGCGTGCTGAAGGGCTTCTACAAATTCCGGGCGGCGGAGAAGCCCGGGAAGCTCCCGCGGATTCACTTGTTTGGCAGCGGTCCGCTGATGCAGGAGGCGCTGCGCGCACAGGAGCTGCTGCGTGAACGCTACAAGGTCGCGGCCGACGTCTGGAGCGTGACGAGCTACAACCAGCTCTATCGCGAAGCCATGGCCTGCCGGCGGTGGAATCGCCTGCACCCAGCCGCACCGCAGCGTGTGCCTTACTTCTCACAGAAGCTGGCCGCGGAACCTTGGCCGATCGTGACGACATCCGACTACGTGAGTACGCTGGCCGAGCGGCTGGCGCCGTTCGCGCCGGCGGGCATGTCGATCCTGAGCACGGATGGCTTCGGTCGCAGTGAGACACGGCGGAATCTCCGGAACCATTTCGAGACGACGGCGGAGTTCGTGACGCTGGCCGCGCTGACGGAACTGGCCCAGCGGGAACAGTTCGACCGTGCGAAGCTGCCGCAGGTCGTGGCCGACCTGGGGATTGATCCCGAGAAGCGCGACCCGGCGACGGCGTAA
- a CDS encoding HEAT repeat domain-containing protein, whose amino-acid sequence MPKHTINLPPSAPNNEQPSRRKYGRTPWIDCATGLLLILATVAAPAPADIFHLATGGTVEGKIIGTEDEHYLIRTTVGMVRVLITSVERIEPSETPFDEYVARVAVTPDTAEAQMALADWCESQNLRAERRRHLQRAVEIDPDFEPARRLLGYVQINGVWIDGRRIIERRTADQVASDAEAEHDRALRSRRGELNREIRTVLTNMLGSPLEHLRRQGRERLLAIRDPLAILPLSENLVRGSVHLRLLLVQILASFTEDEATLNLSILALVDPSEDVRAAALLELGRRNDPRVVAQYREALRTGNDFIVARAAIGLGKLQAAEAVPDLIHALTAERSRLVEVPVRTYFRSWSSVYAPTVITGVAIGNAPIQYDPRIGVCPGSSWRDYGYDLRTELQRRLVTVYRTEVLEALKRISGENFGFEREPWRRWYEETQK is encoded by the coding sequence GTGCCGAAGCACACGATCAACCTTCCACCGAGTGCCCCCAACAATGAGCAGCCGTCGCGACGGAAATACGGACGGACACCTTGGATCGATTGCGCGACGGGGCTGCTGCTGATCCTGGCCACCGTGGCCGCACCCGCACCGGCCGACATCTTCCACCTTGCGACCGGTGGAACGGTGGAAGGCAAGATCATCGGCACCGAGGACGAGCACTACCTCATCCGCACGACGGTGGGCATGGTGCGCGTGCTGATTACCTCAGTGGAGCGGATCGAGCCCTCCGAAACCCCCTTCGACGAGTACGTCGCACGCGTCGCGGTGACCCCCGACACCGCCGAGGCCCAAATGGCACTTGCGGACTGGTGTGAGAGCCAGAACCTGCGGGCCGAGCGCCGCCGCCACCTGCAGCGCGCCGTCGAGATCGATCCCGACTTTGAGCCGGCGCGACGCCTGCTCGGCTATGTGCAGATCAATGGCGTCTGGATCGACGGTCGCCGCATCATCGAGCGCCGCACCGCGGACCAGGTCGCCAGCGACGCGGAAGCCGAGCACGACCGGGCCCTGCGCTCGCGCCGCGGAGAGCTGAACCGCGAGATTCGCACGGTGCTTACCAATATGCTCGGCAGTCCGCTGGAGCACCTGCGGCGCCAGGGGCGCGAGCGACTGCTTGCCATCCGTGATCCGCTGGCCATCCTGCCGCTCTCGGAGAACCTCGTGCGCGGGTCGGTCCACCTCCGGCTGCTCCTCGTACAGATCCTCGCGAGCTTCACCGAGGACGAAGCGACACTGAATCTTTCGATTCTGGCGCTGGTCGACCCGAGCGAAGACGTGCGTGCCGCCGCGCTCCTGGAGCTGGGCCGACGCAATGATCCGCGCGTCGTTGCGCAGTATCGCGAAGCCCTGCGTACCGGAAACGACTTCATCGTGGCGCGCGCCGCGATCGGCCTGGGCAAGCTGCAGGCGGCCGAAGCGGTACCGGATCTGATTCACGCCCTGACGGCCGAGCGATCGCGCTTGGTCGAGGTCCCGGTACGGACTTACTTCCGCTCCTGGTCCAGCGTCTACGCGCCGACCGTCATCACAGGGGTTGCCATCGGCAACGCGCCAATTCAGTATGATCCACGGATCGGCGTCTGTCCGGGCTCGTCGTGGCGCGACTATGGTTACGACCTGCGCACCGAACTCCAGCGTCGCCTGGTGACCGTGTACCGCACCGAGGTGTTGGAAGCCCTCAAGCGCATCTCCGGCGAGAACTTCGGGTTCGAGCGCGAGCCCTGGCGCCGCTGGTATGAGGAGACCCAGAAATGA
- a CDS encoding DEAD/DEAH box helicase has product MALSRDEICSRFLEAVPYELYPVQEEALLAWFEQDGGVMVCAPTGMGKTLIAEAALFEALHSGRRLYYTTPLIALTEQKFREFQDLAERWGFQRTEVGFITGNRRENPEALIRVVVAEILLNHLLARDAAVADLDHVGAVVMDEFHSFNDFERGVVWELSLTLLPPHVRVLLLSATVGNPYDFADWLKNKHQRRVQVVTSTQRRVPLEFHWVEDRLLTELLVSMAEGDEHSMRTPALVFSFNREECWELAEKLKGLPLVTSRQKAELEQALAPHADALAEGSGPKLRQMLLRGVGVHHAGVLPRHKLIVEELFTARLVPFVCCTETLAAGINLPARSCVLTTLLKGPHGEKKVIPSSAAHQMFGRAGRPQFDTQGHVYAVAHDDDVKIHKWRKRYDQIDPRSKDPGLMRMRKELERKRPTRRATEQYWSEGQFRTLIAAGPAKLVSRGMLPYSVLIFLLTQTGTLHEVRQFMERRFCGADRLEGFGKQLDFMLANLAGLGYLTRSEDGDHVTLDDSMHQLLNYRSMDPLFAEYLARTLTHADATEKLVALEAVLEVPRPILRNVRLPEDRLPKGPLQTQVLEPLMISMGVALAGASAEAEPEDGPRRWVDRWEESDEPPPPTFPEMLKLAFEAQLAAPEPVFVQPKWIAGDAFERDGEFFKSVKALDLVKQEGLILRHLLRLVILAGEFHTRTEDPDYAHIAEQATRTCQRVDPQYTEHFLWEAANQRAALGST; this is encoded by the coding sequence ATGGCGCTCAGCCGCGACGAGATCTGTTCGCGTTTCCTCGAAGCGGTGCCCTACGAACTGTACCCGGTGCAGGAGGAAGCCCTGCTGGCGTGGTTCGAACAGGACGGCGGCGTCATGGTCTGCGCACCGACGGGGATGGGCAAAACCCTGATTGCCGAGGCGGCACTCTTTGAAGCTCTTCACAGCGGCCGCCGGCTGTACTACACCACGCCGCTGATTGCCCTGACCGAGCAGAAATTCCGCGAGTTCCAGGATCTGGCGGAACGCTGGGGTTTCCAGCGCACCGAGGTCGGCTTCATCACGGGGAACCGGCGCGAGAATCCCGAGGCGCTGATCCGAGTAGTCGTGGCCGAAATTCTGTTGAATCACCTGCTGGCGCGCGACGCGGCGGTGGCCGATCTGGATCATGTCGGCGCCGTGGTCATGGACGAGTTTCACAGCTTCAACGACTTCGAGCGCGGCGTGGTGTGGGAGCTTTCACTCACGCTGCTGCCGCCGCACGTGCGTGTGCTGCTGTTGTCGGCGACGGTCGGCAACCCGTACGACTTCGCCGACTGGCTCAAGAACAAGCACCAGCGCCGTGTGCAGGTGGTTACGTCCACGCAGCGGCGCGTGCCGCTCGAGTTCCACTGGGTCGAGGACCGGTTGTTGACCGAGCTGCTGGTCAGCATGGCCGAGGGCGACGAGCACAGCATGCGCACCCCGGCGCTGGTGTTCTCTTTCAACCGGGAGGAGTGCTGGGAACTTGCGGAGAAGTTGAAGGGTCTGCCGCTCGTGACGAGCCGGCAGAAGGCGGAGCTGGAGCAGGCCCTCGCACCGCATGCCGACGCGCTCGCCGAAGGCAGCGGGCCGAAGCTGCGGCAGATGCTGCTGCGCGGTGTCGGGGTTCATCATGCCGGCGTGCTGCCGCGGCACAAGCTGATTGTCGAGGAACTGTTCACCGCGCGGCTCGTTCCGTTCGTCTGTTGCACGGAGACTCTCGCCGCGGGGATCAACCTCCCCGCACGCTCGTGCGTGCTGACCACCCTGCTGAAAGGCCCGCACGGCGAGAAGAAGGTGATTCCCTCCTCGGCCGCGCACCAGATGTTCGGCCGGGCCGGCCGCCCGCAGTTCGACACGCAGGGGCACGTGTACGCGGTGGCGCACGATGATGATGTGAAGATTCACAAGTGGCGGAAGCGGTATGACCAGATCGATCCGCGCTCCAAGGATCCCGGCCTCATGCGCATGCGCAAGGAACTGGAGCGGAAGCGGCCGACGCGTCGCGCGACGGAGCAGTACTGGAGCGAGGGGCAGTTTCGAACGCTCATAGCGGCCGGTCCGGCCAAGCTTGTCAGTCGCGGCATGCTGCCGTACTCGGTCCTGATCTTTCTGTTGACGCAGACAGGCACGCTGCACGAAGTGCGCCAGTTCATGGAGCGACGCTTTTGCGGCGCGGACCGGCTGGAGGGTTTCGGCAAGCAGCTTGATTTCATGCTCGCGAATCTCGCCGGGTTGGGCTACCTCACACGTTCGGAAGACGGCGACCATGTCACCCTGGACGATTCGATGCACCAGTTGCTGAACTATCGCAGCATGGATCCGCTTTTCGCGGAATACCTGGCACGCACGTTGACGCATGCGGATGCCACCGAGAAGCTCGTGGCGCTCGAAGCCGTGCTCGAAGTGCCGCGGCCGATCCTGCGCAACGTGCGGCTGCCCGAGGATCGTCTGCCGAAGGGGCCGCTGCAAACGCAGGTGCTCGAACCGCTGATGATTTCCATGGGCGTCGCCTTGGCGGGTGCCTCTGCGGAAGCCGAGCCGGAAGATGGGCCGCGCCGGTGGGTCGATCGCTGGGAAGAAAGTGACGAGCCCCCGCCGCCGACTTTTCCCGAGATGCTGAAGCTCGCGTTCGAGGCCCAGCTCGCGGCGCCCGAACCGGTCTTCGTGCAGCCGAAGTGGATCGCGGGGGATGCGTTCGAGCGCGATGGGGAGTTCTTCAAATCCGTGAAGGCGCTCGATCTGGTGAAGCAGGAGGGCCTGATCCTGCGGCACCTGCTGCGGCTGGTGATCCTCGCGGGCGAGTTCCACACACGGACGGAAGACCCTGACTACGCTCACATTGCCGAACAGGCCACGCGCACCTGTCAGCGGGTCGATCCGCAGTACACGGAGCACTTCCTCTGGGAAGCGGCCAACCAGCGCGCGGCGTTGGGTAGTACCTGA
- a CDS encoding Hpt domain-containing protein, producing the protein MMSAPARLVSQLLVEDAELRDIVEEFVQGLSNRLTELRAAHAQLDFDQLALLAHRLKGAAGSYGYPDISHVCAEMEQQFRNHEVNTFDRRLTELQQLVSAATAGLNESSQ; encoded by the coding sequence GTGATGTCCGCACCCGCCCGGCTCGTTTCTCAGCTCCTGGTTGAAGACGCCGAGCTACGAGACATCGTAGAAGAATTTGTCCAGGGCCTCTCCAACCGCCTGACAGAGCTACGTGCTGCCCACGCCCAGCTCGATTTCGACCAACTCGCGCTCTTGGCCCACCGCCTCAAGGGTGCCGCCGGTTCCTATGGTTACCCAGACATCAGCCACGTATGCGCCGAAATGGAACAGCAGTTTCGCAACCATGAAGTGAACACCTTTGACCGCCGACTGACTGAGCTGCAGCAGCTAGTCTCGGCCGCAACCGCCGGTCTGAATGAGTCTTCACAATAG
- the hpt gene encoding hypoxanthine phosphoribosyltransferase, translating to MIEADIARILIHRDAIRARIHALGLEIAATYEAEEDDAGLTLLPILSGSIIFLADLIRELPLKMKLALVQISTYPGTSTTPGTPRTVLDLIGDVQDRHVLLVDDILDSGRTLRRVQSLVAERHPRSLRSAVLLRKPARAPADVFVDFVGFDIDDAFVVGYGLDFNDLYRNYPHVAVLRPELLP from the coding sequence ATCATCGAAGCGGATATCGCGCGCATTCTGATCCATCGTGACGCCATTCGGGCGCGCATCCATGCACTCGGACTTGAGATCGCCGCCACGTATGAGGCCGAGGAGGACGATGCTGGCTTGACATTGCTGCCGATTCTCTCCGGCTCCATCATCTTCCTGGCGGATCTCATCCGCGAACTACCCCTGAAGATGAAGCTCGCCCTGGTGCAGATTTCAACTTACCCCGGCACCAGCACCACGCCCGGCACTCCGCGGACCGTCCTTGACCTCATCGGGGACGTGCAAGACCGCCACGTCCTGCTCGTAGATGACATTCTCGACAGTGGTCGTACACTGCGACGCGTCCAGTCCCTCGTGGCGGAGCGTCACCCCCGGAGTTTACGCTCGGCCGTCCTGCTCCGGAAACCCGCCCGCGCTCCCGCCGATGTTTTTGTTGACTTTGTCGGCTTCGACATCGACGATGCATTTGTGGTGGGGTACGGGCTCGACTTCAACGACCTGTACCGCAACTACCCGCACGTGGCGGTTCTGCGCCCGGAGTTGCTGCCATGA
- a CDS encoding glycosyltransferase family 4 protein — translation MHICHVITRLIIGGAQENTLLTCEGLVAQGYRVTLIAGPTRGAEGSLVPRARAGGYEYVELPSLMRAVNPWLDTRAYRDLIQEFQRLRPEIVHTHSSKAGILGRWAADRARVPRVVHTIHGMSFNRTQPRPVRTLYAWLERRAAARTHALVSVADALSTQMVAARVCEPGRLRTIYSGMEVGAFTPSAVRRAAARQRWGLTDEHVVVGTVARLFRRKGYEQLLSIMAQAAACEPRLRFVWVGDGAQRSEYEAELRRLGLNERTILTGLLCPTEVSDQVAGFDLLAHTSQWEGLPRVVVQALLMQVPAVAFDIDGTPEVVQDGQTGRLIPLNDLDAFAAALCELAADGGQRQRLGVAGRALCLERFDARRMVADLVRLYEGLMRS, via the coding sequence ATGCACATTTGCCACGTGATCACCCGGCTCATCATCGGCGGCGCGCAGGAGAACACCCTGCTCACCTGCGAGGGGCTGGTGGCGCAGGGCTACCGCGTTACGCTGATCGCGGGACCCACACGAGGCGCAGAGGGCAGTCTCGTCCCGCGGGCGCGTGCCGGCGGCTATGAGTATGTCGAGTTGCCGAGTCTCATGCGCGCGGTGAATCCTTGGCTGGATACTCGCGCCTACCGGGATCTCATTCAGGAGTTCCAGCGGCTGCGCCCCGAGATCGTGCATACCCACAGCAGCAAGGCCGGCATCCTCGGTCGCTGGGCCGCCGACCGGGCGCGTGTCCCGCGCGTCGTCCATACCATCCACGGCATGAGTTTCAACCGCACGCAGCCGCGGCCGGTGCGCACACTGTATGCCTGGCTCGAAAGACGCGCAGCCGCCCGCACTCACGCGCTGGTGAGTGTAGCGGACGCGCTGAGTACACAGATGGTTGCCGCCCGGGTCTGTGAACCGGGGCGCCTGCGCACCATCTACTCCGGCATGGAAGTCGGGGCTTTTACGCCGTCAGCCGTGCGACGCGCGGCCGCGCGACAGCGCTGGGGCCTTACCGACGAGCACGTCGTGGTCGGAACCGTGGCGCGCTTGTTTCGCCGCAAGGGCTACGAGCAGCTCCTGTCCATCATGGCACAGGCGGCCGCGTGCGAGCCGCGCCTGCGGTTCGTCTGGGTAGGGGACGGCGCGCAGCGGTCGGAGTACGAGGCGGAGCTGCGCCGCCTGGGCTTGAACGAGCGTACCATTCTCACCGGTCTCCTGTGCCCGACGGAGGTTTCGGATCAGGTGGCGGGCTTTGATTTGCTCGCACACACCTCGCAGTGGGAGGGCTTGCCACGCGTCGTGGTGCAGGCGCTGCTTATGCAGGTGCCGGCAGTGGCCTTCGACATCGACGGGACACCGGAAGTCGTTCAGGATGGGCAGACGGGCCGCCTGATCCCGCTGAACGATCTGGACGCGTTTGCGGCGGCGCTGTGCGAGCTGGCTGCGGACGGCGGGCAGCGGCAGAGGCTGGGGGTGGCGGGGCGGGCACTGTGCCTGGAGCGTTTTGATGCGCGGCGCATGGTGGCCGATCTTGTCCGGCTGTACGAAGGGCTGATGCGCAGCTAA